A region from the Bactrocera dorsalis isolate Fly_Bdor chromosome 1, ASM2337382v1, whole genome shotgun sequence genome encodes:
- the LOC105225666 gene encoding adenylate kinase isoenzyme 5 isoform X1, with protein sequence MGICLDTDASAAQDTGEQGNDWSHIRNQNSANGRIGTGNMVAIDMQNAGKIKFDPPKVPVIFVLGGPGSGKVTHCDTFMQERRGVTHINMMDLLQQYAMGNDMQDFSQLSSKTVTEVLMLEMKMAPAAKAYLISGFPRSMRDVVEYSEKIQVVNGVILISWRQSVLQKQIDYGAKLGHVVLSLAKMELENFFKNVMPVADYFDQSDMLTAVNGERAPAEVYKDFRAAILDVLSTLENQEAMLNGVTGMGRGIHDIPGSIVSVDTAPSQAANIADISNANVNTTVFAANNYNNNNMNRNHYNNHVGNPSIANAVGAHIASSVNAAAATARMTEAEVITTQPEVMNQQNAATGMDLNVDSIPPVIWVIGGPGSNKATLCMKAVGLNPGWGHISLGRLLRAITDSAPRANTESYTVKEALSAGEMVPEKAINNILDTNIRQLMDRKGILIDGFPRNLQQVKHFENKYKQRPPIVLLDCSKLQLGRGRVDDTVSSFRRRLELFREQTLPMLKTMDNSNRLQIVDGDTDSPSVQREFEKIIRQHIQTIEQTGPEGMNNKADAAVMTNHVDHDQTDAILQDLENNVPGAVPTISHHVSLMNGHLKNRNNSAANNGGVVMNGDARMAGLTGGIDFRHMLQEAERYPVDSYM encoded by the exons ATGCCAGCGCGGCACAAGATACCGGCGAACAAGGCAACGATTGGAGTCATATACGGAATCAAAACAGTGCCAACGGACGGATCGGTACGGGAAACATGGTCGCCATAGACATGCAAAATGctggaaaaataaaattcgatCCGCCCAAAGTGCCAGTGATATTTGTTTTAGGCGGCCCAGGTAGTGGCAAAGTCACGCATTGTGACACATTTATGCAGGAGCGCCGCGGTGTGACGCACATAAACATGATGGATTTGTTGCAACAATACGCAATGGGGAACG atatgCAAGACTTCTCGCAACTATCCTCGAAAACTGTCACAGAGGTGCTCATGCTGGAAATGAAAATGGCTCCAGCTGCCAAAGCGTACCTAATTTCAGGATTTCCTCGCTCAATGCGCGACGTGGTCGAATATTCGGAAAAG aTTCAAGTCGTGAATGGAGTGATCTTGATATCCTGGCGTCAGTCGGTTCTGCAGAAGCAAATTGATTATGGCGCCAAATTAGGTCATGTCGTACTCTCCTTAGCCAAAATGGAATTAgagaatttcttcaaaaatgtgaTGCCCGTAGCAGATTACTTCGATCAAAGTGATATGCTAACAGCA GTAAATGGCGAGCGTGCACCCGCCGAAGTGTACAAAGACTTTCGTGCCGCCATACTCGATGTGTTAAGCACGCTTGAGAACCAAGAGGCCATGCTGAACGGAGTCACAGGTATGGGCAGAGGGATACATGATATACCCGGCAGTATagttagcgtagacaccgcacCTAGTCAAGCCGCGAATATTGCAGACATTTCTAATGCCAACGTCAACACAACTGTCTTTGCtgccaacaactacaacaacaacaacatgaataGAAATCACTACAACAACCATGTGGGCAATCCGAGCATAGCAAATGCCGTGGGCGCGCACATTGCTTCAAGTGTCAACGCCGCTGCTGCGACTGCACGAATGACAGAAGCCGAAGTCATCACCACACAGCCGGAGGTGATGAATCAACAAAACGCCGCGACGGGTATGGACCTCAATGTGGACAGCATACCGCCAGTTATTTGGGTCATCGGTGGGCCGGGTAGTAACAAGGCGACACTGTGTATGAAGGCCGTCGGGTTGAACCCTGGCTGGGGACACATAAG TTTGGGACGTCTGTTGCGTGCTATTACCGACTCGGCGCCACGTGCCAACACAGAGAGCTACACCGTCAAGGAGGCACTATCCGCTGGCGAAATGGTGCCAGAGAAAGCGATCAACAACATACTCGATACGAATATAAGACAATTGATGGATCGTAAAGGCATATTGATCGACGGTTTTCCGCGAAATTTACAACAAGTCAAACATTTTGAGAATAAG TACAAACAACGACCGCCAATCGTGCTGCTGGACTGCTCTAAATTACAACTGGGGCGTGGACGGGTTGACGATACCGTGTCCTCGTTCAGGCGACGTTTGGAGCTCTTCCGCGAGCAAACCCTACCAATGCTAAAAACTATGGACAATAGTAATCGTCTACAAATC GTCGATGGCGATACGGATAGCCCATCGGTGCAGCgcgaatttgaaaaaatcataCGTCAGCACATACAAACTATTGAACAAACAGGTCCCGAAGGAATGAACAACAAGGCTGACGCCGCTGTAATGACAAATCATGTTGATCATGATCAAACCGACGCTATACTACAAGATTTAGAGAATAACGTACCGGGTGCAGTGCCAACAATAAGCCATCATGTATCGCTCATGAATGGCCATTTAAAGAATCGAAATAATAGTGCTGCCAATAATGGTGGTGTGGTGATGAATGGTGACGCACGAATGGCAGGCTTAACTGGTGGCATTGATTTCAGACATATGCTGCAGGAGGCCGAAAGATACCCGGTGGACTCGTATATGTAA
- the LOC105225666 gene encoding adenylate kinase isoenzyme 5 isoform X2 produces MGICLDTDASAAQDTGEQGNDWSHIRNQNSANGRIGTGNMVAIDMQNAGKIKFDPPKVPVIFVLGGPGSGKVTHCDTFMQERRGVTHINMMDLLQQYAMGNDMQDFSQLSSKTVTEVLMLEMKMAPAAKAYLISGFPRSMRDVVEYSEKIQVVNGVILISWRQSVLQKQIDYGAKLGHVVLSLAKMELENFFKNVMPVADYFDQSDMLTAVNGERAPAEVYKDFRAAILDVLSTLENQEAMLNGVTDISNANVNTTVFAANNYNNNNMNRNHYNNHVGNPSIANAVGAHIASSVNAAAATARMTEAEVITTQPEVMNQQNAATGMDLNVDSIPPVIWVIGGPGSNKATLCMKAVGLNPGWGHISLGRLLRAITDSAPRANTESYTVKEALSAGEMVPEKAINNILDTNIRQLMDRKGILIDGFPRNLQQVKHFENKYKQRPPIVLLDCSKLQLGRGRVDDTVSSFRRRLELFREQTLPMLKTMDNSNRLQIVDGDTDSPSVQREFEKIIRQHIQTIEQTGPEGMNNKADAAVMTNHVDHDQTDAILQDLENNVPGAVPTISHHVSLMNGHLKNRNNSAANNGGVVMNGDARMAGLTGGIDFRHMLQEAERYPVDSYM; encoded by the exons ATGCCAGCGCGGCACAAGATACCGGCGAACAAGGCAACGATTGGAGTCATATACGGAATCAAAACAGTGCCAACGGACGGATCGGTACGGGAAACATGGTCGCCATAGACATGCAAAATGctggaaaaataaaattcgatCCGCCCAAAGTGCCAGTGATATTTGTTTTAGGCGGCCCAGGTAGTGGCAAAGTCACGCATTGTGACACATTTATGCAGGAGCGCCGCGGTGTGACGCACATAAACATGATGGATTTGTTGCAACAATACGCAATGGGGAACG atatgCAAGACTTCTCGCAACTATCCTCGAAAACTGTCACAGAGGTGCTCATGCTGGAAATGAAAATGGCTCCAGCTGCCAAAGCGTACCTAATTTCAGGATTTCCTCGCTCAATGCGCGACGTGGTCGAATATTCGGAAAAG aTTCAAGTCGTGAATGGAGTGATCTTGATATCCTGGCGTCAGTCGGTTCTGCAGAAGCAAATTGATTATGGCGCCAAATTAGGTCATGTCGTACTCTCCTTAGCCAAAATGGAATTAgagaatttcttcaaaaatgtgaTGCCCGTAGCAGATTACTTCGATCAAAGTGATATGCTAACAGCA GTAAATGGCGAGCGTGCACCCGCCGAAGTGTACAAAGACTTTCGTGCCGCCATACTCGATGTGTTAAGCACGCTTGAGAACCAAGAGGCCATGCTGAACGGAGTCACAG ACATTTCTAATGCCAACGTCAACACAACTGTCTTTGCtgccaacaactacaacaacaacaacatgaataGAAATCACTACAACAACCATGTGGGCAATCCGAGCATAGCAAATGCCGTGGGCGCGCACATTGCTTCAAGTGTCAACGCCGCTGCTGCGACTGCACGAATGACAGAAGCCGAAGTCATCACCACACAGCCGGAGGTGATGAATCAACAAAACGCCGCGACGGGTATGGACCTCAATGTGGACAGCATACCGCCAGTTATTTGGGTCATCGGTGGGCCGGGTAGTAACAAGGCGACACTGTGTATGAAGGCCGTCGGGTTGAACCCTGGCTGGGGACACATAAG TTTGGGACGTCTGTTGCGTGCTATTACCGACTCGGCGCCACGTGCCAACACAGAGAGCTACACCGTCAAGGAGGCACTATCCGCTGGCGAAATGGTGCCAGAGAAAGCGATCAACAACATACTCGATACGAATATAAGACAATTGATGGATCGTAAAGGCATATTGATCGACGGTTTTCCGCGAAATTTACAACAAGTCAAACATTTTGAGAATAAG TACAAACAACGACCGCCAATCGTGCTGCTGGACTGCTCTAAATTACAACTGGGGCGTGGACGGGTTGACGATACCGTGTCCTCGTTCAGGCGACGTTTGGAGCTCTTCCGCGAGCAAACCCTACCAATGCTAAAAACTATGGACAATAGTAATCGTCTACAAATC GTCGATGGCGATACGGATAGCCCATCGGTGCAGCgcgaatttgaaaaaatcataCGTCAGCACATACAAACTATTGAACAAACAGGTCCCGAAGGAATGAACAACAAGGCTGACGCCGCTGTAATGACAAATCATGTTGATCATGATCAAACCGACGCTATACTACAAGATTTAGAGAATAACGTACCGGGTGCAGTGCCAACAATAAGCCATCATGTATCGCTCATGAATGGCCATTTAAAGAATCGAAATAATAGTGCTGCCAATAATGGTGGTGTGGTGATGAATGGTGACGCACGAATGGCAGGCTTAACTGGTGGCATTGATTTCAGACATATGCTGCAGGAGGCCGAAAGATACCCGGTGGACTCGTATATGTAA